One segment of Chlamydiota bacterium DNA contains the following:
- the proP gene encoding Proline/betaine transporter — MVYLWIHFFKRFQKACFYFLAPFLAPLFFPNLQPLEQLIFIFFPLGLFLRPLFSMFFGRFKQLFVVRISLMIHVLGSFAIVCIPSSLGILTPLLFLGLKNILDFFSAPKTTATSLLYLEKQEKKSAHYEMLGMLGTLFAGILVLLLLFFDALYLWRLLYFISGLSFLVFWKVPKTSPSIQKTQLYFPHLLTVIAQTGFSYAIFLMSTHLIHAYMLENHYDPTLSLSLLLCFMTLDILLLPLFGRLSHRIGEKAQMQLSVFLATLFSIPLFFFFDISISFNLFFIRFFLILIGVMFAAPFYSYQKNLFKDDAFYNLSVGRSIGKEWLGYPSISICLFLHQYLPIHFAFGGYLSLLGLMTYILMQRAKPASIVRPEPFL, encoded by the coding sequence ATGGTCTATTTGTGGATTCACTTTTTTAAGCGTTTTCAAAAAGCGTGTTTTTACTTTTTAGCTCCTTTTCTAGCGCCTCTTTTTTTCCCCAATCTTCAGCCTTTAGAACAGCTCATCTTTATTTTTTTTCCTTTGGGTCTTTTTTTGCGTCCCCTTTTTTCCATGTTTTTTGGACGTTTTAAACAGCTTTTTGTTGTGCGTATTTCTTTAATGATCCATGTGCTTGGCTCTTTTGCTATTGTCTGTATTCCAAGTTCTTTAGGTATTTTGACACCTCTGCTTTTTCTAGGCCTAAAAAATATCTTAGATTTCTTCTCCGCTCCGAAAACAACCGCCACTTCTCTTTTATATTTAGAAAAACAGGAAAAAAAGAGTGCGCATTACGAAATGCTTGGGATGTTAGGTACGCTTTTTGCAGGTATTTTGGTCCTTTTGTTGCTGTTTTTTGATGCGCTTTATTTATGGCGTCTTTTGTACTTTATCAGTGGTCTATCCTTTCTTGTCTTTTGGAAAGTGCCCAAAACTTCTCCCTCTATTCAAAAAACTCAATTATACTTTCCCCATCTGCTTACAGTGATTGCACAAACAGGCTTTTCCTATGCAATTTTTCTCATGTCCACGCATTTGATCCATGCCTACATGCTAGAAAATCATTACGATCCCACTCTTTCTTTGAGCCTGCTTCTTTGCTTTATGACACTTGATATTTTGCTTCTTCCTTTATTTGGAAGGCTTTCTCACAGAATTGGAGAAAAAGCACAGATGCAACTATCTGTTTTTTTAGCCACATTGTTTTCTATTCCCCTCTTTTTCTTCTTTGACATCAGCATCTCTTTTAACCTTTTTTTCATCCGCTTTTTCCTCATTCTTATTGGCGTGATGTTCGCAGCTCCCTTCTACTCGTATCAAAAAAATTTATTTAAAGATGATGCTTTTTACAACCTTTCTGTGGGGCGGTCCATTGGAAAAGAGTGGCTAGGTTACCCCTCAATCTCTATCTGCCTTTTTCTGCATCAATATTTGCCTATTCACTTTGCTTTTGGTGGCTATTTAAGCTTACTTGGCTTAATGACTTATATTTTAATGCAAAGGGCAAAGCCTGCTTCAATCGTTCGCCCTGAGCCTTTTTTGTAA
- the gpmA_2 gene encoding 2,3-bisphosphoglycerate-dependent phosphoglycerate mutase, with the protein MKLYLVRHGKALSAEEDSEKSLSFEGEANLYFVGRAYRKMQLKFNLIVTSPKKRTLQTAEILAEKVLYDTNSIVQTELLTADKDAKSTLDFLLKHTDKEHVLVVGHLPNLQELIFELVGMGNVIGLNLDNGQTIAMTFDPLTKEANLDWILTTSLCKLMVT; encoded by the coding sequence ATGAAGTTGTATTTAGTCAGGCATGGAAAAGCACTTAGCGCCGAAGAAGATAGCGAAAAATCGTTAAGTTTTGAAGGAGAAGCCAACCTCTACTTTGTAGGAAGAGCCTACAGGAAGATGCAACTTAAATTTAACCTCATTGTCACAAGTCCTAAAAAAAGAACGCTACAAACCGCAGAAATTCTTGCTGAAAAAGTGTTGTATGATACAAATTCCATTGTGCAAACAGAGCTTTTGACAGCAGATAAGGATGCCAAGTCCACGCTAGATTTTTTGCTAAAACATACAGACAAAGAACACGTTTTGGTTGTAGGACACTTGCCCAATCTCCAAGAATTGATCTTTGAGCTTGTGGGTATGGGAAATGTGATTGGCTTAAATTTAGACAATGGGCAAACCATTGCTATGACATTTGACCCGTTGACAAAAGAAGCAAATCTTGATTGGATACTTACAACAAGTTTGTGTAAGTTGATGGTTACATAA